In the genome of candidate division WOR-3 bacterium, the window CTGCGGGAAAAGCGTGCAACCTCGGCCTTCTCGGTCACGACGTACCCATATTCCATCTTTCGTGCGCTGAAAGTAAACGACCGTGAGCGCATCGAGATGCTCTGGCCTGAGAACATGAGCAAACGGTCGCAGGATCTTCCTGTGACGTTTCACGACGCCGGTCAGTTCTACTGGTGCGACGTCGAGAAGTACCGGCGTGAACTGCGGATGTTCTCATCTGACGCTGTTCCTGTTTTCGTGCCACGCTACCTCGTACAGGATATAGACACACCAGAGGATTGGGAGGTCGCAGAAAGGATGTTTGCGGCCGCCGGGTTCACTGGCATTCAGCCAGCTGCACCAGACAAGTGATAGGCTCATTAGTGATCCGTGCTGATGCCGGATCCCGGATGGGAACTGGCCACGTGATGCGGTGCCTGGCTCTGGCGCAGGCCTGGCGGAAGCGAGGCGGCGACGTCATATTCTTTGGTCGGATTGTCAGCCCGGGACTGCGAAAACGGATCCGTGACGAGGGGTGCCGGCTAATATCGTTGCCCGCTGTCCACCCGGACCCGGAAGACTGGCCAGCGACGGCCCGGCTTATTCGCAGGTACACGCCGGAATGGCTGGTGCTGGACGGTTACCACTTCGACCCAGAGTATCAACAAAAAGCGCGCATAGCGGGTGTGCGGGTTCTGGTAGTTGATGACACGGCGCACTGGTCCGAATATCACGCCCACGTGTTGCTCAACCAGAACATGGGAGCGGAAAGGCTGTGCTACGAATGTGATCCGGATACAAGACTGTTACTCGGTCCGCGCTATGCGCTGTTGCGGACTGAATTTCTCAAGTGGCGTTGCTGGCAGCACGAGATGCCGCCAGATGCTCGCCGGGTGCTTGTTACAATGGGGGGTAGCGACCCGGATAATGTTACCCTCAAGGTTATCCGCGCATTACGGCGGATACCGGTCAAGGGGCTTGAGGTGGTTGTTATGGTCGGTGCAGGCAACATGTACCGCAGAACGCTGGAAGCCGAGGTCCGCAGGCTGGTTGCCAGCAAACAGGACTTACGCATTAGACTAGAGCAGCAGCCAGAGAACGTTACTGAGTTGATGGCTTGGGCGGATGTCGCAGTTTCCGCCGGCGGCAGTACTTGCTGGGAGTTGGCATTTATGGGCGTGCCGACGATCACTTTGGTGATAGCTGACAACCAGACAATGGCGATGCGTGAAGCTGCGAAGAACGGGGCCGTGGTCTGTCTCGGCAAGGCGTCCCGAGTGTCCGCGACCACAATACGCGATGCGACGCTCCGGCTGTGTCGGGACTACCGCGGCCGGTGCCGCATGGCTGCCCTTGGCCGAGAGCTGGTGGACGGCACTGGCGCATTTACTGTCGTTGAGTACTTGGCCGCGCGTTGCGCGAGAGAAAGGAAAGGATAATATGGTCCATCATCACCCTATTTCCCACCCGCAAGCGGGAGGGCATAATAGTGGGAAGACTCGAGCAGCGTCGGTGAGGCTAAGAGACATTACCGTAAACGACGAGCAGATGGTACTAGAGTGGCGAAACAGGCCCGAGGTGGCTCGGTATATGTACACCGACCACCGGATTACGCCTGAGGAACATAGGTGCTGGTTCCAGCGCGTACTCAAGGACCAAACTTGTCGCTACTGGATAGTAGTATGTGACAACGAGGACGTGGGTTTGGCCGGTATTACTGAAATCGATCGACAGAACCGTCGGTGTTATTGGGCATTCTACTTAGCTGCCCCAAGTGTGAGGGGAAAGGGCATAGGCAGCTATGTCGAGTATTCGATCTTGAGTTACGTGTTCGACGAACTTAAACTCAACAAACTATGCTGCGAAGTCCTTGCTTCTAACGAAGCAGTGGCAAACATGCACAGGAGTTTTGGGTTCTCTGTTGAAGGCACGTTCCGGGAGCACATTTGGAAGAGTGGCAGGCCGCATGACATTGTGTGTCTTGCCATGCTTCGTTCACAGTGGATTACTCTGAAGCCTGGCATCGAGCGCCGCCTCAAAGACAGGGGGTTACTCTAATATATGACGACTGCCAGATATCAGAGCCTGCAAGTTGGTGAGACCGCAATGCTATCTCGAACCTTTGCGGTGTCGGATGTCGTCCAATTCGCACAACTGACCGGCGATACCAATCCCATACATCTGGACGCCGAGTTGGCGCGCAGAACTCGCTTTGGCCAGCCAATCGTTCACGGAGTACTCGCAGCCGGACTAATATCGGCCGTCATCGGAACGAAATTACCGGGCCCGGGGACCATCTACTTGAGTCAGTCACTCAACTTCGAGGCACCGGTTATGATTGGTGATACGATCACGGCTCGCGTAACCGTCGTGAGGCTTCGAAGAGACAAGCCTATCGCCACGTTGGAGACCGTGTGCACAAACCAGAACGGCAGGACTGTGCTTCGTGGAAAGGCAGTGGTCCTGGTAGAGGGAGGTGACTGACGTGCCGGCGCACATTACCATCAACGGACACGCTATCGGCGCTGGGCAACCGGTGTACACCGTTGCCGAATTGTCGGCCAACCACAACCAGAGCTTCGAGCAGGCGGTCAGACTTGTTCAAGCCGCGAAAGAAGCTGGGGCCGACGCGGTCAAACTGCAAACTTACACCCCGGACACGCTGACCATAGATTGTCACAACGAGTACTTTCGCATCAAAGGAACCGCTTGGGACGGCAAAAACCTGTACGACCTATACCGCGAGGCATACACGCCATGGGAGTGGCAACCCAAGCTCAAAGAGGTTGCAGAAAAGCTTGGCCTGAGTCTCTTCTCTAGCCCATTCGACGACACCGCCGTTGACTTTCTTGAAAAAATAAACGTGCCTGCCTACAAGATTGCCTCATTCGAACTGGTTGACACCGGCCTCCTTCGCAAAGTCGCAGCAACTGGTAAGCCGATCATATTGTCAACCGGAATGGCGACGTTTGCAGAAATCGAAGAAGCGGTGGCGACTATTAGACAGGCGGGCTGCTCGCAACTGGCCCTGCTTAAATGCAACAGCGGCTATCCAGCCCCGCCAGAAGAGATGAATCTGCGTACGATTCCTCACATGGCCGAGACGTTCGGGGCTCCGGTCGGATTATCAGACCACACCATGGAAGTTACCGTTCCCGTGGCCGCGGTCGCACTTGGCGCGTGTATAATCGAGAAGCATTTTACGCTGACCAGGGCTACGCCAGGCCCGGACAGTACCTTCTCGCTGGAGCCGCACGAGTTCAAGGCAATGGTTGATGCCATCCGAACTACTGAAAAGGCTTTAGGCCAGGTACGTTATGGGGTAACAGAGCATGAAGCGGTAGCCCGTTCATACCGTCGGTCGCTGTTTGCTGTGGAGGACATCCACGCAGGCGAGATATTTACCAACAAGAACGTCCGCTCAATACGACCTGGCTACGGCCTGGCCCCAAAGTATCTACCGGAGGTACTAGGCCGAAGGGCGGTTAGGGACATCGCGCGCGGCACACCCTTGTCTCGCGACATGGTGGCTTGAGCGCGATGAAGCCTCGCTTCGCCCCTCGTTTGTCCGCACCCATACCGTCTCTTCTGCTGGAGTGCTTGCCGTTATGAACTGCCCCACCGTTAATCTAAAGCGGCTGAAAGACATCGCCAAGATGTCCGGCGGCTATTTCCTGCCGGCGGCAATCAACAACGCTCTGCCGTTTCTCTTCCTGCCCATTCTTACTAGGTATCTGATGCCCCAGGATTATGCGAACGTGTCCCTCTTTGTGACTTACGTGGCTGTTGCCAGCAGTCTGTCAGCCCCGGCCTTGATTGCGTTCATATCGAATTTCTTCTTTGATAGGCCCAGGGAGTATGTCGCGCGACTCATCGGTGGTTCGCTTATTGTTGTCGGCATTTTCTCGCTGGGAATTCTTTGTTTGGTCACGCTTCTGTATTTCGTCTTCCCGAG includes:
- the pseG gene encoding UDP-2,4-diacetamido-2,4,6-trideoxy-beta-L-altropyranose hydrolase, with translation MIRADAGSRMGTGHVMRCLALAQAWRKRGGDVIFFGRIVSPGLRKRIRDEGCRLISLPAVHPDPEDWPATARLIRRYTPEWLVLDGYHFDPEYQQKARIAGVRVLVVDDTAHWSEYHAHVLLNQNMGAERLCYECDPDTRLLLGPRYALLRTEFLKWRCWQHEMPPDARRVLVTMGGSDPDNVTLKVIRALRRIPVKGLEVVVMVGAGNMYRRTLEAEVRRLVASKQDLRIRLEQQPENVTELMAWADVAVSAGGSTCWELAFMGVPTITLVIADNQTMAMREAAKNGAVVCLGKASRVSATTIRDATLRLCRDYRGRCRMAALGRELVDGTGAFTVVEYLAARCARERKG
- the pseH gene encoding UDP-4-amino-4,6-dideoxy-N-acetyl-beta-L-altrosamine N-acetyltransferase, translating into MRLRDITVNDEQMVLEWRNRPEVARYMYTDHRITPEEHRCWFQRVLKDQTCRYWIVVCDNEDVGLAGITEIDRQNRRCYWAFYLAAPSVRGKGIGSYVEYSILSYVFDELKLNKLCCEVLASNEAVANMHRSFGFSVEGTFREHIWKSGRPHDIVCLAMLRSQWITLKPGIERRLKDRGLL
- a CDS encoding MaoC family dehydratase: MLSRTFAVSDVVQFAQLTGDTNPIHLDAELARRTRFGQPIVHGVLAAGLISAVIGTKLPGPGTIYLSQSLNFEAPVMIGDTITARVTVVRLRRDKPIATLETVCTNQNGRTVLRGKAVVLVEGGD
- the pseI gene encoding pseudaminic acid synthase; translated protein: MPAHITINGHAIGAGQPVYTVAELSANHNQSFEQAVRLVQAAKEAGADAVKLQTYTPDTLTIDCHNEYFRIKGTAWDGKNLYDLYREAYTPWEWQPKLKEVAEKLGLSLFSSPFDDTAVDFLEKINVPAYKIASFELVDTGLLRKVAATGKPIILSTGMATFAEIEEAVATIRQAGCSQLALLKCNSGYPAPPEEMNLRTIPHMAETFGAPVGLSDHTMEVTVPVAAVALGACIIEKHFTLTRATPGPDSTFSLEPHEFKAMVDAIRTTEKALGQVRYGVTEHEAVARSYRRSLFAVEDIHAGEIFTNKNVRSIRPGYGLAPKYLPEVLGRRAVRDIARGTPLSRDMVA